In Dromiciops gliroides isolate mDroGli1 chromosome 4, mDroGli1.pri, whole genome shotgun sequence, one DNA window encodes the following:
- the LOC122725379 gene encoding olfactory receptor 2G3-like, whose protein sequence is MERTNESSPVGFVLLGFSDQPQLEMVLLFIISIFYILTLVGNTTIILVSYLDPKLHTPMYFFLSNLSFLDLCFTTSIIPQMLWNLGGPDKSITYIGCVIQLDVALGLGSTECVLLTVMAYDRYIAICRPLHYAIIMNSRFLKQMAVVIWASGFIESLVQSILTFQLPFCNHHRVDDFMCEEPALIKIAAVDTTFLETELCIASILYVVIPLGLILVSYGCITRTTLRIKSTAGRQKVWGTCGSHLLVVTLFYGTILVVYIQPKNKYTQNQSKFLTLFYTVVTPTLNPMIYTLRNKDMKRAMRRLMDQGSGET, encoded by the coding sequence ATGGAAAGGACCAATGAGAGCAGCCCGGTAGGATTTGTCCTATTGGGCTTCTCTGACCAGCCCCAACTGGAAATGGTCCTCCTTTTTATCATCTCCATCTTTTATATCTTGACCCTGGTGGGGAACACAACCATCATCCTGGTATCTTACCTGGACCCTAAACTCCACACTCCCAtgtattttttcctctccaaCCTTTCCTTTCTGGATCTCTGCTTCACCACCAGCATTATCCCTCAGATGCTATGGAACCTTGGGGGTCCTGATAAGAGCATCACTTACATTGGTTGTGTGATTCAGTTGGATGTGGCTTTGGGGCTGGGTTCCACTGAGTGTGTTCTCCTGACTGTCATGGCTTATGATCGCTACATTGCCATCTGCCGGCCCCTTCACTATGCCATTATCATGAACTCAAGGTTTCTCAAACAGATGGCAGTTGTGATCTGGGCCAGTGGCTTCATAGAATCCTTGGTTCAGTCAATATTGACCTTTCAATTGCCTTTCTGCAATCACCATAGGGTGGATGATTTTATGTGTGAGGAGCCAGCCCTGATTAAAATTGCTGCTGTAGACACCACCTTCTTAGAGACTGAGCTTTGCATAGCCAGCATCCTTTATGTTGTGATACCCCTGGGCCTCATCCTGGTCTCCTATGGATGCATAACCAGGACCACATTGAGAATAAAGTCAACTGCAGGGCGGCAAAAGGTCTGGGGAACCTGTGGTTCTCATTTGTTGGTAGTGACTTTATTCTATGGAACCATACTTGTTGTCTATATCCAGCCCAAGAATAAATATACTCAGAATCAGAGCAAGTTCCTTACCCTCTTCTATACTGTGGTCACCCCCACACTCAATCCTATGATCTACACTTTGAGGAACAAAGATATGAAGAGGGCAATGAGAAGGCTGATGGATCAAGGTTCTGGAGAAACATAG
- the LOC122754943 gene encoding olfactory receptor 2G3-like gives MMGMINVSKGGDFILVGFSEQPQLEKILFVVVLISYILTLVGNTTIILVSCLDPRLHTPMYFFLINLSLIDICFTTSIVPQLLWNLRGPTKTITSIGCAIQLYVSLALGSTECVLLAVMAFDRYAAICRPLHYATVMHPRLCQALAGVAWLSGLGNTLIQSTITLNLPLCGHRRLYHFMCEVPAMIKLACVDIHANEIQLFMASLVLLLLPLGLILISYAFIAQAVMKIRSAQAWQKALRTCGSHILVVTLFYGTITAVYIQPNSSYAHRQGKFITLLYTVVTPTLNPLIYTLRNKDMKGALKRLLRKDPR, from the coding sequence ATGATGGGTATGATTAATGTCAGCAAAGGAGGTGACTTCATCCTGGTTGGGTTTTCTGAACAGCCTCAGTTGGAGAAGATCCTCTTTGTGGTTGTCTTGATCTCCTACATCCTGACCTTAGTAGGCAATACAACCATCATCCTGGTTTCCTGTCTGGATCCCAGACTCCATACGCCAATGTATTTCTTCCTCATCAACCTTTCCCTCATTGACATTTGCTTTACCACAAGCATTGTCCCCCAGCTTCTGTGGAACCTAAGGGGACCAACAAAAACCATCACGTCCATAGGTTGTGCCATCCAACTCTATGTCTCTCTGGCACTGGGCTCCACTGAATGTGTCCTTCTGGCTGTTATGGCATTTGATCGTTATGCTGCTATCTGCCGACCACTCCACTATGCTACTGTTATGCATCCAAGGCTATGTCAGGCTCTTGCAGGGGTGGCATGGTTAAGTGGGTTGGGTAATACTCTTATACAGAGCACCATAACCCTTAACCTACCTCTGTGTGGGCATAGGAGGCTCTACCATTTCATGTGTGAAGTACCTGCCATGATAAAATTGGCATGTGTGGACATTCATGCCAATGAAATTCAGCTTTTTATGGCTTCTTTAGTCTTGCTTCTTCTTCCCCTGGGACTGATCTTGATCTCCTATGCATTCATTGCCCAGGCAGTGATGAAAATCAGGTCAGCCCAAGCTTGGCAAAAGGCTCTGAGAACCTGTGGGTCCCATATTTTGGTGGTGACCCTCTTCTATGGCACCATCACAGCTGTCTACATTCAACCCAATAGCTCCTATGCCCACAGGCAAGGCAAGTTTATAACTCTCTTATATACTGTGGTGACTCCTACCCTTAACCCCCTCATTTATACTCTGAGGAACAAAGACATGAAGGGTGCATTGAAAAGATTGCTAAGAAAAGATCCAAGGTAA